CGCCAGATGCTGGCGCTCGGGCGCGGACTCATGGCGTGCCCGCGGGTGCTCTGTCTCGACGACCCCTTCCTCGGCCTTGGGCGCGAAGTCGCGGACAAGGTCGGCGACGCCATCCGCGCCGTCGCGGCGCGCGGAGTCGCGGTGCTCCTGGCCGGCCAGCACGTGCGCCGGCTGCTCCGCCTCGCCCACCGCGGCTACCTGCTCGACGAAGGGCGCGTGGCGCTCGAAGGCAGCGGGCCCGCGCTCCGCGACGATCCCCGCCTCGCGCGCGCGCTGCTCGACGTGGGGCGCGACCTCAGCTGAGCACCCGAGTGGGGCTGAGCACCCGCGTGGGGCTGAGCACCCGCGTGGGCCTGAGCGCGCGCGTGGTATGCTCCGGCGGGTGAAAGCGAAATGGCTGCTCGTCATCCTGGCGCCTACCATGCTGCTGCTGGCCGGAAGCGTCCTCGCCCTCCTCTTCCTGCCGCATCCGGTCCCGAAGACCGCCACGGCCTTGCAGCGCGCGTATCTCACCCGCTGCGCCACCTGCCACGGCGCCAACGGCCGGGGCTCGTGGCGCGCGACCCTCTTCTTCATCCGGCCCCGTGACCTGACGGACCGCGACGCCATGTCCCGGCTTTCCGACGATTACCTCTTCGGCCTGATCAAGAACGGCGGGGCGACGATCGGCAAGCCCGGCATGCCCGCCTTCGGCTATCATCTGACCGACCCTGAGATCCGCGCGCTGGTCACGCATGTGCGGATGCTCTCGGCTCCCAAATAGCGCTCGTCACCGTATCCAGCCCGGAGGATTCCCCGATGACCACGGACCTGCTCG
This genomic window from Candidatus Methylomirabilota bacterium contains:
- a CDS encoding cytochrome c gives rise to the protein MKAKWLLVILAPTMLLLAGSVLALLFLPHPVPKTATALQRAYLTRCATCHGANGRGSWRATLFFIRPRDLTDRDAMSRLSDDYLFGLIKNGGATIGKPGMPAFGYHLTDPEIRALVTHVRMLSAPK